A genomic stretch from Strongyloides ratti genome assembly S_ratti_ED321, chromosome : 1 includes:
- a CDS encoding Splicing factor, suppressor of white-apricot homolog, with protein sequence MEDVKVSPETRNVGMDSDDDEFIQEPYVLDSRLKLPDNIILPKTMREGSRIEKTASFVALKGSQMEIFIRVRQKHNASKFNFLDFEHPLNAFYKAIINEVKNNNYQPKNYTPKRKVQKSLCDYSSSDNDDSNSYLHPTLVKKPKKHEQKAPIGPMCEKEANFIIHKEVNDKAKVLMKQKYDITQGKDMYSKLFKNLVDHAKTESSDTSQKVEENSESKDYYEWYTSVYKIRHSLEPTTLPPIFDPPKALQNIINSAINYIITNGIEAERKLLEANPALTFLLEGDPNYFYYQLKLKQKHIDMGKWNGNKKTETL encoded by the exons ATGGAGGATGTTAAAGTTAGCCCAGAGACTAG GAATGTTGGTATGGATTCTGATGATGATGAATTTATTCAAGAACCATATGTATTAGATTCACGTTTAAAACTTCCCGATAATATAATTCTCCCAAAGACAATGAGGGAAGGATCAAGAATTGAAAAAACTGCTTCTTTTGTTGCTTTGAAGGGTTCACAAATGGAAATATTTATTCGTGTTAGACAGAAACATAATGcttcaaaatttaattttttagatttcGAACATCCATTGAATGCTTTTTATAAAGCTATTATAAATGAAGttaagaataataattatcaacCGAAAAATTACACACCAAAAAGAAAAGTTCAAAAATCTTTATGCGATTATTCTTCAAGTGATAATGATGATAGTAATTCTTATCTTCATCCAACTCTTGTCAAAAAACCAAAAAAGCATGAGCAAAAGGCACCTATTGGACCAATGTGTGAAAAAGAAGCAAACTTTATAATTCATAAAGAAGTTAATGATAAAGCTAAAGTTTTAATGAAACAAAAGTATGACATCACACAGGGGAAAGATATgtattcaaaattatttaaaaatcttgTTGATCATGCAAAGACAGAGTCTTCTGATACTTCTCAAAAAGTTGAAGAAAATAGTGAATCAAAAGATTATTATGAATGGTATACTTCAGTTTACAAAATTCGTCATTCTCTAGAACCAACGACACTACCTCCAATATTTGATCCACCAAAAGcgcttcaaaatattatcaattctGCTATCAATTACATCATAACAAATGGAATAGAAGCTGAAAGAAAATTGCTAGAAGCTAATCCAGCATTAACATTCCTTCTTGAAGGAGAtcctaattatttttattaccaattaaaattaaagcaAAAACATATTGATATGGGTAAATGGAATGGTAATAAAAAGACTGAAACTTTGTGA
- a CDS encoding Second mitotic wave missing encodes MPINIVDEKRLYQWMIKTLEKTTDANPNTLSKYVVAMLSKTDSLELLEKVLPDKIRVFLQDESDTFGKELCDTIRTGNYLNCDSDEENKAKSDQNDDDRSSDKVLSPSFHCKESSPDLRSSNTLRNRSRSRSKSYTRSRSRSRTPPPQRYDRGRRYSPTGRRSNYDDRYKNSRKYDSPPSRHTYNRKRVRSYSRSRSRSPSPIIIDRYNNDSRRKEKRHDDGSTKAICTNFSKTGTCKYGSRCNFLHISSTRDSNSKSSIMFNSDFSKPPPGIIPQMSSIQGLPIGQFQTTSIFNPVPMIQQFHPPLVVPSDAGVLGSGTYQQTLIPQSINNRGSYNNVQFRNLKTVTDPSATLPIPSCNTLELRKCPQELNTIAKLDEYFSTFGKIINIQVNFEGDPEAALITFSEHNEAVKAFSSEKAIFDNRFIKLFWYRPEKKNGINKNDNKSIVKTIVKKQPIIYPSQEAWLKKREEHKKMMLAQKNREITLRKTAEECINVYRKKVTYLEKLKSEIDDITVKLKAAKTPDAKKGYQKCFNHMSDVYLTQTKELKELNEQINKINEELKKFEKSSTITFGSIKGSDKSIDTGNDSSTTPTNNDEVSNNKNVGDDEEYKNDQLEEEDLDDDIISNINNEGNNSSSCENTDDNEDDSEVKSNIQNCSEDLDNTTLNDDNNDIPMPTSSNSDNING; translated from the exons atgcctataaatattgttgatgAGAAAAGGTTATATCAATGGATGATAAAAACTTTAGAAAAAAC gaCTGATGCAAATCCAAATACTCTATCAAAGTATGTTGTAGCAATGTTGAGTAAGACAGATTCACTAGAATTATTGGAAAAAGTTTTACCTGATAAAATTAGAGTATTTCTTCAAGATGAATCTGATACTTTTGGTAAAGAATTATGTGATACAATTAGAACGGGTAACTATTTGAATTGTGATAGTGATGAAGAAAATAAGGCAAAAAGTGATCAAAATGATGATGATAGAAGTAGTGATAAAGTTTTATCTCCAAGTTTCCATTGTAAAGAATCTTCTCCTGATTTAAGGTCCTCTAATACTTTACGTAATCGTTCCCGTTCTCGTTCAAAATCTTACACTCGTTCTAGATCTCGTTCACGCACTCCACCACCTCAAAGATATGATAGGGGAAGAAGATATAGTCCAACTGGTAGAAGATCTAATTATGATGATCGTTATAAGAATAGTAGAAAATATGACTCACCACCTAGTCGTCACACCTACAATAGAAAACGTGTTAGAAGTTATAGTCGTAGTAGGAGCAGATCTCCATCACCAATTATCATTGATAGGTACAATAATGATAGTAGAAGAAAAGAGAAAAGGCATGATGATGGTAGTACCAAAGCTATATGtacaaatttttcaaaaactgGTACGTGTAAATATGGTTCTAGgtgtaattttttacatattagTTCGACGAGAGATAGTAATTCGAAGTCATCTATAATGTTTAATAGTGATTTTTCTAAACCACCACCAGGTATTATTCCACAAATGTCTTCTATTCAAGGTTTACCAATTGGACAATTTCAAACTACTTCTATATTTAATCCAGTTCCCATGATTCAACAGTTTCACCCACCACTTGTTGTACCTTCTGATGCAGGTGTTCTTGGCAGTGGTACATACCAACAAACATTGATTCCCCAATCGATTAATAATAGAGGTTCTTATAATAACGTACAATTTCGCAATCTCAAGACTGTTACTGATCCATCAGCAACATTACCGATACCATCATGTAATACTTTAGAATTACGTAAATGTCCTCAAGAATTAAATACAATAGCAAAGTTAgatgaatattttagtacttttggaaaaataataaatatccaAGTTAATTTTGAAGGTGATCCAGAAGCTgctttaataacattttccGAACATAATGAAGCTGTTAAAGCTTTCTCTTCAGAAAAAGCTATTTTTGATAATcgttttattaaattattttggtATAGACCAGAAAAGAAGAATGgtattaacaaaaatgataataaatctattgttaaaacaattgttaaaaaacaACCAATAATTTACCCAAGTCAAGAGGCATGGCTAAAGAAGCGTGAAGAACATAAGAAAATGATGTTAGCGCAAAAGAATCGTGAGATAACTTTACGTAAAACTGCTGAAGAATGTATTAATGTTTATAGAAAGAAGGTTacttatttagaaaaattaaaaagtgaaATTGATGACATAACTGTGAAATTGAAAGCAGCTAAAACTCCTGATGCCAAAAAAGGGtatcaaaaatgttttaatcaTATGTCTGATGTTTATTTGACACAAACTAAAGagttaaaagaattaaatgaacagataaataagattaatgaagaattaaaaaaatttgaaaaatctTCTACAATTACTTTTGGTAGTATTAAAGGTTCAGATAAATCAATTGATACTGGTAACGATTCTTCGACAACACCAACAAATAATGATGAGGTAAGTAATAATAAGAATGTTGGCGATGATGAAGAGTATAAAAATGATCAACTAGAGGAAGAGGATTTGGATGATGATATTATTTCCAACATTAACAATGAAGGTAATAATAGCAGCAGTTGTGAAAATACCGATGATAATGAAGATGATTCAGAGGTGAAAagtaatattcaaaattGTTCAGAGGATCTTGATAACACTACTTTAAACgatgataataatgatattccTATGCCAACCTCTAGTAATagtgataatattaatgggTGA